In Corynebacterium guangdongense, one DNA window encodes the following:
- a CDS encoding phosphoglycerate kinase: MAKTLQDLLAEGVDGRHVLVRSDFNVPLNDAGEITDNGRILASLPTLKALLDGGAKVIVMAHLGRPKGEFNEKYSLKPVAEALTEELGQFVALAGDVSGEDAHERANGLTEGEILLVENVRFDARETSKDEAERGEFADELVALAADDGAFVSDGFGVVHRAQTSVYDVAKRLPSYAGYLVEKELEVLGNVAANPASPYVVVLGGSKVSDKLGVIEALAGKADKLLIGGGMAYTFLTAQGYNTQKSLLQEDMIDTCKDLLERFGDKIELPVDLLAASEFDSAKAEIKTVGLDGIPEGWLSTDIGPETVKKYAEILAGSKTVFWNGPMGVFEQEAYAKGTEGVAQAIIDATRNNGSFTVVGGGDSAASVRLLGLDEEGFSHISTGGGASLELLEGKDLPGVSVLN; the protein is encoded by the coding sequence GCTGAGGGCGTCGACGGTCGCCACGTCCTCGTCCGCTCCGACTTCAACGTCCCGCTCAACGACGCGGGTGAGATCACCGACAACGGCCGCATCCTCGCCTCCCTGCCGACCCTGAAGGCCCTGCTCGACGGCGGCGCCAAGGTCATCGTCATGGCGCACCTGGGCCGCCCGAAGGGCGAGTTCAACGAGAAGTACTCCCTCAAGCCGGTCGCGGAGGCCCTGACCGAGGAGCTGGGCCAGTTCGTCGCCCTCGCCGGAGACGTCTCCGGCGAGGACGCCCACGAGCGCGCCAACGGTCTGACCGAGGGCGAGATCCTCCTGGTCGAGAACGTGCGCTTCGACGCCCGGGAGACCTCCAAGGACGAGGCGGAGCGCGGCGAGTTCGCCGACGAACTCGTCGCCCTGGCCGCCGACGACGGTGCCTTCGTCTCCGACGGCTTCGGCGTCGTCCACCGCGCGCAGACCTCCGTCTACGACGTCGCCAAGCGCCTGCCGTCCTACGCCGGCTACCTCGTCGAGAAGGAGCTCGAAGTTCTCGGCAACGTCGCCGCCAACCCGGCCAGCCCCTACGTCGTGGTCCTCGGCGGCTCCAAGGTCTCCGACAAGCTCGGCGTCATCGAGGCCCTGGCCGGCAAGGCCGACAAACTGCTCATCGGCGGCGGCATGGCCTACACCTTCCTGACCGCGCAGGGCTACAACACCCAGAAGTCCCTCCTGCAGGAGGACATGATCGACACCTGCAAGGACCTGCTGGAGCGCTTCGGCGACAAGATCGAGCTGCCGGTGGACCTGCTGGCCGCCTCCGAGTTCGACTCCGCGAAGGCCGAGATCAAGACCGTCGGCCTCGACGGCATCCCGGAGGGCTGGCTGTCCACCGACATCGGCCCGGAGACCGTCAAGAAGTACGCCGAGATCCTCGCCGGCTCCAAGACCGTCTTCTGGAACGGCCCGATGGGCGTCTTCGAGCAGGAGGCCTACGCCAAGGGCACCGAGGGCGTCGCGCAGGCCATCATCGACGCCACCCGGAACAACGGTTCCTTCACCGTCGTCGGCGGCGGCGACTCCGCGGCCTCCGTCCGCCTCCTCGGTCTGGACGAGGAGGGTTTCTCCCACATCTCCACCGGCGGCGGCGCCTCCCTCGAGCTGCTCGAGGGCAAGGACCTGCCGGGCGTCTCCGTCCTCAACTAG